A single Loxodonta africana isolate mLoxAfr1 chromosome 12, mLoxAfr1.hap2, whole genome shotgun sequence DNA region contains:
- the MMD2 gene encoding monocyte to macrophage differentiation factor 2 isoform X1, with protein sequence MNHRVPAHKRYQPTEYEHAANCATHAFWIIPSILGSSNLYFLSDDDWETISAWIYGFGLCGLFVVSTVFHTISWKKSHLRMVEHCLHMFDRMVIYFFIAASYAPWLNLRELGPWASHMRWLVWIMASVGTIYVFFFHERYKLLELLCYIVMGFFPALVILSMPNTDGIWELMTGGVFYCLGMVFFKSDGRIPFAHAIWHLFVAFGAGTHYYAIWRYLYLPSTLQAKVSK encoded by the exons ATGAACCACAGAGTCCCGGCCCACAAGAGGTACCAGCCCACGGAGTACGAACATGCTGCCAACTGTGCCACCCATGCT TTCTGGATCATTCCCAGCATCCTCGGCAGCTCCAACCTCTACTTCCTGTCGGATGACGACTGGGAAACCATTTCTGCGTGGATCTATGGCTTCGGCCTCTGTGGCCTCTTTGTGGTGTCCACTGTGTTCCACACCATCTCTTGGAAGAAGAGCCACCTCAG GATGGTGGAGCACTGTCTGCACATGTTCGACCGGATGGTCATCTACTTCTTCATAGCGGCCTCCTATGCACCCTG GCTGAACCTTCGGGAGCTGGGCCCGTGGGCCTCCCACATGCGCTGGCTGGTCTGGATTATGGCCTCTGTGGGCACCATCTATGTCTTCTTCTTCCATGAACG GTACAAACTCCTGGAGCTGCTCTGTTACATCGTCATGGGCTTTTTCCCTGCCCTAGTCATCCTTTCAATG CCCAACACTGACGGAATCTGGGAGCTGATGACTGGAGGGGTCTTCTACTGCTTGGGCATGGTATTCTTCAAGAGTGATGGAAGGATCCCCTTTGCCCACGCCATCTGGCATCTGTTTGTGGCATTCGGTGCTGGTACCCATTATTACGCCATCTGGAGATACCTCTATCTgcccagcaccctgcaggccaagGTGTCCAAATGA
- the MMD2 gene encoding monocyte to macrophage differentiation factor 2 isoform X2: MNHRVPAHKRYQPTEYEHAANCATHAFWIIPSILGSSNLYFLSDDDWETISAWIYGFGLCGLFVVSTVFHTISWKKSHLRLNLRELGPWASHMRWLVWIMASVGTIYVFFFHERYKLLELLCYIVMGFFPALVILSMPNTDGIWELMTGGVFYCLGMVFFKSDGRIPFAHAIWHLFVAFGAGTHYYAIWRYLYLPSTLQAKVSK; the protein is encoded by the exons ATGAACCACAGAGTCCCGGCCCACAAGAGGTACCAGCCCACGGAGTACGAACATGCTGCCAACTGTGCCACCCATGCT TTCTGGATCATTCCCAGCATCCTCGGCAGCTCCAACCTCTACTTCCTGTCGGATGACGACTGGGAAACCATTTCTGCGTGGATCTATGGCTTCGGCCTCTGTGGCCTCTTTGTGGTGTCCACTGTGTTCCACACCATCTCTTGGAAGAAGAGCCACCTCAG GCTGAACCTTCGGGAGCTGGGCCCGTGGGCCTCCCACATGCGCTGGCTGGTCTGGATTATGGCCTCTGTGGGCACCATCTATGTCTTCTTCTTCCATGAACG GTACAAACTCCTGGAGCTGCTCTGTTACATCGTCATGGGCTTTTTCCCTGCCCTAGTCATCCTTTCAATG CCCAACACTGACGGAATCTGGGAGCTGATGACTGGAGGGGTCTTCTACTGCTTGGGCATGGTATTCTTCAAGAGTGATGGAAGGATCCCCTTTGCCCACGCCATCTGGCATCTGTTTGTGGCATTCGGTGCTGGTACCCATTATTACGCCATCTGGAGATACCTCTATCTgcccagcaccctgcaggccaagGTGTCCAAATGA